The following proteins come from a genomic window of Trinickia caryophylli:
- a CDS encoding porin: MKKTLIVAAVSSSFAVAAHAQSSVTLYGLVDAGITYTSNVAGNSRWQQSSGAVSQSRFGLKGSEDLGNGLKAIFTLESGFNVNSGRFGNNGGMFNRQSFVGLSSNYGTVTLGRQYDSAQDFLAPLSATGSWGGTQFAHVLNADNLSTTEGSAVNNAVKFTSANYAGFTFGGTYGFSNNTNFANNREYSLGAAYEFQGLRVAASYAQRNNPFATTSGATDTGFAVLNAGNYRARSYGAGASYAFGPAQVGAVWTQTRLDNFTLASGSVTLNNYEVNAKYNLTPALGLGVAYTYTQEKGAALLGGSATRAHFNQIGAQADYSLSKRTDVYAQVVYQRASGDKAAIYQGADTAASNGINQTAATVGLRHRF; the protein is encoded by the coding sequence ATGAAAAAGACCCTCATCGTTGCAGCGGTTTCCTCGTCGTTCGCGGTTGCCGCGCACGCACAAAGCAGCGTTACGCTGTACGGCCTGGTTGACGCAGGCATCACCTACACGAGCAATGTTGCCGGTAACTCGCGCTGGCAGCAGTCGAGCGGCGCAGTGAGCCAAAGCCGCTTCGGCCTGAAGGGTTCGGAAGACCTCGGCAATGGCCTGAAGGCGATCTTCACCCTCGAAAGCGGTTTTAACGTGAACAGCGGCCGCTTCGGCAACAACGGCGGCATGTTCAACCGTCAGTCGTTCGTCGGTCTGTCGAGCAACTACGGCACGGTTACGCTGGGCCGCCAGTACGACTCCGCACAAGACTTCCTGGCTCCGCTCAGCGCAACGGGCAGCTGGGGCGGCACGCAGTTCGCGCACGTCCTGAACGCCGACAACCTGAGCACGACCGAAGGCTCGGCCGTGAACAACGCGGTCAAGTTCACGAGCGCGAACTACGCTGGCTTCACGTTCGGCGGCACGTACGGCTTCTCGAACAACACGAACTTCGCGAACAACCGCGAGTACAGCCTCGGTGCTGCATACGAGTTCCAAGGCCTGCGCGTGGCAGCGTCGTACGCTCAGCGGAACAACCCGTTCGCGACGACCTCGGGCGCAACGGATACTGGTTTCGCAGTGCTCAACGCCGGCAATTACCGTGCGCGTAGCTACGGTGCAGGTGCGAGCTATGCATTCGGTCCGGCGCAAGTTGGCGCCGTGTGGACGCAAACGCGCCTCGACAACTTCACGCTTGCTTCGGGCTCGGTCACGCTGAACAACTACGAAGTGAACGCGAAGTACAACCTGACGCCGGCACTGGGTCTGGGCGTGGCTTACACGTACACGCAAGAGAAGGGTGCTGCGCTGCTCGGCGGCTCGGCAACGCGTGCTCACTTCAACCAGATCGGCGCGCAAGCTGACTACTCGCTCTCGAAGCGTACGGATGTCTACGCTCAAGTCGTGTACCAGCGCGCTTCGGGCGACAAGGCTGCGATCTACCAAGGCGCGGACACGGCCGCTTCGAACGGCATCAACCAAACGGCAGCAACGGTTGGCCTGCGTCACCGCTTCTAA
- a CDS encoding NAD(P)/FAD-dependent oxidoreductase, translating into MSDTSAGHDPIRTDILIVGAGPVGLFAAFQAGVIGLSCHLVDALDQVGGQCTELYPEKPIFDIPAIPVCTAGELIERLVEQCKPFAPPIHLSQRVMRVEQRGSDKRWVVTTEQGLVFEAAAIVLSAGNGAFVPQRIALEEARALEGRHVHYAVRQTAAFAGRRVIVAGGGDSALDWALALRGVAAHITLVHRRETFRAADATVEEVKRAAAAGEIDIVIGTLAALHAPGGILESVDVKQIGGTATLAGDHVIALYGLVAELGPIAHWGLETLGGRVAVDTSNYESSRPGIFAVGDIAVYPNKQKLILSGFHEAALALRKAYTYAFPDKKRMHVHSSYDQKLSERILGSDAGGGHSAGA; encoded by the coding sequence GTGAGCGACACATCTGCAGGACACGATCCGATACGTACCGACATCCTCATCGTCGGTGCCGGCCCAGTGGGACTCTTTGCCGCTTTTCAAGCCGGCGTAATCGGGCTGTCCTGTCATCTCGTCGATGCGCTCGATCAGGTGGGCGGGCAGTGCACCGAGCTCTACCCAGAAAAACCGATCTTCGATATTCCTGCAATACCCGTTTGCACTGCGGGCGAGCTGATCGAACGGCTCGTCGAACAATGCAAGCCGTTTGCGCCGCCAATTCATTTGAGCCAACGCGTGATGCGGGTCGAGCAGCGTGGCAGCGACAAGCGCTGGGTCGTTACGACGGAGCAGGGGCTTGTATTCGAAGCCGCGGCTATTGTGCTTTCGGCGGGCAATGGAGCGTTCGTGCCGCAACGAATCGCTCTCGAAGAGGCGCGCGCGCTCGAAGGGCGGCATGTGCACTACGCAGTGCGGCAAACCGCCGCATTCGCGGGGCGGCGCGTCATCGTTGCGGGCGGCGGCGACTCCGCGCTCGATTGGGCGCTCGCGCTGCGTGGGGTTGCGGCACATATCACGCTCGTACACAGGCGCGAGACGTTTCGCGCGGCCGATGCAACGGTCGAGGAAGTGAAACGCGCGGCCGCTGCCGGCGAAATCGACATCGTGATCGGCACGCTCGCTGCCCTGCATGCGCCCGGCGGCATACTCGAGTCGGTCGACGTCAAGCAGATCGGCGGCACGGCCACGCTGGCTGGCGATCACGTCATCGCGCTTTATGGACTCGTGGCCGAATTAGGGCCCATCGCGCATTGGGGGCTCGAAACGCTGGGTGGACGGGTCGCTGTCGATACTTCGAATTACGAATCGTCGCGGCCCGGCATTTTTGCGGTCGGCGATATCGCCGTCTATCCGAACAAGCAAAAGCTCATCTTGTCGGGCTTTCACGAGGCCGCGCTTGCTTTGCGCAAGGCCTACACGTATGCGTTTCCCGATAAAAAGCGCATGCACGTGCATTCGAGCTACGATCAGAAGTTGTCGGAGCGCATTCTCGGGAGCGACGCGGGCGGCGGGCACTCGGCCGGTGCCTGA
- a CDS encoding universal stress protein has translation MYNRIMVPVDGSEGAMRALGEAVKLAKIVGAGIQAVFVLVHPAQLVDVTGGFAEEPLVTDTSSKTATAVLDEARERFELAGVQGSVRAMDSYGESLSSVLERAIDEFDADLVVMYSHGRSGLRRLLAGSVAESLLRDTSVPLLLLRNGGDDEQEGT, from the coding sequence ATGTACAACCGGATCATGGTGCCAGTCGATGGTAGCGAAGGCGCAATGCGCGCGCTCGGCGAGGCGGTGAAGCTGGCGAAAATAGTGGGCGCCGGCATTCAAGCCGTTTTCGTGCTCGTGCATCCCGCTCAACTGGTCGATGTGACGGGCGGCTTTGCCGAGGAGCCACTCGTGACCGATACCTCGAGCAAAACGGCTACAGCGGTGCTCGATGAAGCGCGCGAGCGTTTCGAGCTCGCGGGCGTGCAAGGCAGCGTGCGCGCCATGGATTCTTACGGCGAGAGCCTCTCCAGCGTGCTCGAGCGCGCAATCGACGAATTCGATGCCGACCTCGTCGTCATGTATTCGCATGGCCGTAGCGGACTGAGAAGGCTGCTTGCGGGCAGCGTTGCGGAATCGCTGCTGCGCGATACGTCGGTGCCGCTGCTGTTGCTGCGCAATGGCGGCGATGACGAGCAAGAGGGAACATAG
- a CDS encoding amino acid permease translates to MTSPIELEGLQRGLKNRHIQLIALGGAIGTGLFLGSAGVLKAAGPSMILGYAIGGLVAFMIMRQLGEMVAQEPVAGSFSHFAHKYWGDFAGFLSGWNYWVLYVLVSMAELTAVGTYVHFWWPSVPTWVSALVCFIAINAINLVNVKAYGETEFWFAIIKVVAVIAMIVFGAYLLESGRGGPQASISNLWRWGGFFPNGFHGLFMTLAVIMFSFGGLELIGMTAAEADDPRRSIPKAVNQVIYRILIFYIGSLVVLLALHPWNEVAQGGSPFVMIFSQLGAGLTANVLNLVVLTAALSVYNSSVYANSRMLYGLAEQGNAPRVLMKLDRRGVPYVAIGVSALATFACVIIDYVMPAKALDMLMALVVAALVINWALISLTHMKARKAMTQAGQTLVFASIGFPLTNWICLAFMAMVLAILAMTPGLSVSAWLVPVWLVLLWIGHAAKRRAVVLAGEAAGR, encoded by the coding sequence TTGACGAGTCCAATCGAGCTCGAAGGTTTACAGCGCGGGCTGAAAAACCGCCATATTCAATTGATCGCGCTCGGCGGTGCGATCGGCACGGGGCTTTTCCTCGGCTCGGCGGGCGTATTGAAGGCCGCAGGGCCCTCGATGATCCTCGGTTATGCGATCGGCGGCCTCGTTGCGTTCATGATCATGCGCCAGCTCGGCGAAATGGTGGCGCAAGAGCCGGTTGCCGGCTCGTTCAGTCATTTCGCCCATAAATACTGGGGCGATTTCGCGGGCTTTCTTTCCGGCTGGAACTATTGGGTGCTGTATGTGCTCGTGAGCATGGCGGAACTGACGGCAGTGGGCACTTATGTGCATTTCTGGTGGCCTTCCGTGCCGACCTGGGTATCCGCACTCGTTTGCTTCATCGCGATTAACGCCATCAACCTGGTCAACGTCAAGGCATACGGCGAGACCGAGTTCTGGTTTGCGATCATCAAGGTCGTTGCCGTGATCGCCATGATCGTATTCGGTGCCTATCTGCTCGAGAGCGGCCGCGGCGGGCCGCAGGCGTCGATTTCGAACCTGTGGCGATGGGGCGGTTTCTTTCCGAACGGATTCCACGGCCTTTTCATGACGCTCGCCGTCATTATGTTCTCGTTCGGCGGCCTCGAATTGATCGGCATGACCGCTGCGGAAGCGGACGATCCGCGCCGCTCGATTCCAAAGGCGGTCAACCAGGTCATCTATCGCATTCTGATTTTTTATATCGGCTCGCTCGTCGTGTTGCTCGCGCTGCATCCCTGGAACGAAGTGGCGCAGGGCGGCAGCCCGTTCGTGATGATCTTTTCGCAGCTCGGGGCCGGATTGACCGCGAACGTGCTCAACCTCGTCGTGCTGACGGCCGCATTATCGGTCTACAACAGTTCGGTCTATGCCAACAGCCGTATGCTCTACGGCCTCGCCGAGCAGGGCAACGCGCCGCGCGTGCTGATGAAACTCGACCGGCGAGGCGTACCGTATGTCGCCATCGGCGTATCGGCACTTGCGACGTTCGCATGCGTCATCATCGATTACGTCATGCCGGCGAAAGCGCTCGACATGTTGATGGCGCTCGTCGTTGCCGCCCTCGTCATCAATTGGGCGTTGATCAGCCTGACTCATATGAAGGCGCGCAAGGCGATGACGCAGGCCGGGCAAACGCTCGTATTCGCTTCCATCGGCTTTCCGTTGACGAACTGGATCTGTCTGGCCTTCATGGCGATGGTGCTCGCCATTCTGGCGATGACGCCCGGATTGTCCGTATCGGCCTGGCTCGTGCCCGTTTGGCTCGTATTGCTCTGGATTGGACATGCGGCGAAGCGCCGCGCGGTCGTACTCGCGGGCGAAGCGGCAGGACGCTGA
- a CDS encoding chloride channel protein → MSMDSHKRDFSINARLPRICALAAAIGMLGTIAAYVLLNLIHLFTNLFFYGAFSFADRSPAHNALGPWVVLVPAAGGLVVGLVARFGSEKIRGHGIPEAIEAILFGKSRMSPKVAVLKPLSSGIVIGSGGPFGAEGPIIMTGGALGSLLAQCFKVTAAERKTLLVAGATAGMTAVFGTPVAAVLLAVELLLFEWRPRSFLPVALACAVAGFMRAAWLGAQPLFPLQTATPEAVSLLSCAILGLASGALACGLSVALYKTEDLFGKLPLHWMWWPAIGGLAVGLGGLIEPRVLGVGYDVIGDLLHQQLALKVAMAILVVKAIVWVIALGSGTSGGVLAPLLMLGAGLGIVLGHALPGGEPTLWPLVAMAATLGATLGAPLTAIVFAFGLTHDSNALLPLLTATLVAHGFATVVMRRSIMTEKIARRGYHIYREYGVDPLERHYVDEVMTRTVETIDASVTAREALATFFGASQTHRAYPVVRNDVLIGIADRATLAALGAGERPERFDLPLGEALAGSLPCVALPNETCRLVATRLAIHGLERMPVVTALDAPHLVGIVSRSDLVKPARAHFEEEHKKERFRRLTPLRPAKRRNQA, encoded by the coding sequence ATGAGCATGGACAGTCACAAGCGGGATTTTTCGATCAACGCGCGCCTGCCTCGCATTTGCGCACTCGCTGCCGCGATCGGCATGCTCGGCACGATTGCGGCCTACGTCCTGCTCAATCTGATTCACCTTTTCACGAATCTCTTCTTTTACGGCGCCTTCTCGTTCGCGGACCGCTCGCCCGCGCACAATGCGCTCGGGCCCTGGGTCGTGCTCGTACCCGCCGCCGGCGGCCTCGTCGTCGGGCTCGTCGCGCGATTTGGCTCCGAGAAAATCCGCGGCCATGGCATCCCCGAAGCCATCGAAGCGATCCTCTTCGGCAAGAGCCGCATGTCGCCCAAAGTCGCCGTGCTGAAGCCGCTCTCTTCCGGCATCGTGATCGGTAGCGGCGGCCCGTTCGGCGCGGAGGGCCCGATCATCATGACGGGCGGCGCACTCGGCTCGCTGCTCGCACAGTGCTTCAAGGTCACGGCAGCCGAGCGCAAGACCCTGCTCGTCGCGGGTGCGACAGCCGGCATGACGGCCGTATTCGGTACGCCTGTTGCAGCCGTTCTGCTCGCGGTGGAATTGCTGCTCTTCGAATGGCGCCCGCGCAGCTTTCTGCCGGTGGCACTCGCTTGCGCCGTCGCCGGCTTCATGCGCGCGGCATGGCTCGGCGCGCAACCCCTTTTTCCGCTCCAGACGGCCACCCCCGAGGCCGTATCGTTGCTCTCGTGCGCGATCCTCGGACTCGCATCGGGTGCGCTGGCCTGCGGGCTCTCGGTCGCGCTTTATAAAACCGAGGATCTGTTCGGCAAGCTGCCGCTGCATTGGATGTGGTGGCCGGCAATCGGTGGGCTCGCCGTCGGTCTTGGCGGCCTCATCGAGCCGCGCGTGCTCGGCGTCGGCTATGACGTGATCGGCGATCTCCTCCATCAGCAGCTTGCACTGAAAGTGGCTATGGCGATTCTCGTCGTCAAGGCGATCGTATGGGTCATCGCCCTTGGCTCGGGCACGTCGGGCGGCGTGCTCGCGCCGCTGCTCATGCTGGGCGCCGGACTCGGCATCGTGCTCGGTCACGCCCTGCCCGGCGGCGAACCGACGCTGTGGCCGCTCGTCGCGATGGCAGCCACGCTCGGTGCGACGCTCGGCGCGCCGCTCACGGCCATCGTCTTTGCATTCGGCCTCACTCACGACAGCAATGCCCTGCTGCCGCTTTTGACTGCCACGCTCGTGGCGCACGGCTTTGCAACCGTCGTCATGCGCCGCTCGATCATGACCGAGAAGATCGCGCGGCGCGGTTATCACATCTACCGCGAGTACGGCGTGGACCCGCTCGAGCGCCACTACGTGGATGAAGTCATGACACGCACGGTCGAGACGATCGATGCATCCGTCACGGCGCGTGAAGCCCTGGCCACCTTTTTCGGCGCGAGCCAGACGCATCGCGCCTACCCCGTCGTACGCAACGACGTGCTGATCGGCATTGCCGATCGCGCGACACTTGCGGCCCTTGGTGCGGGCGAACGGCCGGAGCGCTTCGATCTGCCGCTCGGCGAAGCGCTCGCGGGCTCGCTACCGTGCGTTGCGCTTCCGAACGAAACGTGCAGGCTCGTTGCCACGCGCCTCGCGATACACGGGCTCGAGCGGATGCCTGTGGTCACCGCGCTCGATGCGCCGCATCTCGTAGGGATCGTCTCCCGCAGCGATCTCGTGAAACCGGCCCGCGCCCATTTCGAGGAAGAACACAAAAAGGAGCGGTTTCGGCGGTTGACGCCGTTGCGCCCTGCGAAAAGGCGAAATCAAGCCTGA
- a CDS encoding MarR family winged helix-turn-helix transcriptional regulator — protein sequence MKNSHSRALAKSDFEQLSQFRYQMRRFERFSERAAHSEGITPLQYLLLLHVKGYPGREWATIGELAERLQAQHHGVVALVSRCEAIGLVKRRPSEIDRRQVEVHLLKSGETILARLAALHRAELKSLQGTFSVPQIDL from the coding sequence ATGAAAAACTCCCATTCGCGGGCACTCGCCAAAAGCGATTTCGAGCAGCTTTCGCAGTTTCGCTATCAGATGCGTCGCTTCGAGCGCTTTTCCGAACGCGCCGCGCACAGCGAAGGCATCACGCCGCTGCAGTACCTGCTGCTGCTCCACGTGAAGGGCTATCCGGGCCGCGAGTGGGCGACGATCGGCGAGCTGGCAGAGCGATTGCAGGCGCAGCATCACGGCGTGGTTGCGCTCGTGTCGCGTTGCGAAGCGATCGGGCTCGTGAAACGCAGGCCGAGCGAAATCGACCGGCGCCAGGTCGAAGTTCATCTGCTCAAGTCCGGCGAGACGATCCTGGCACGCCTCGCCGCGCTGCATCGCGCCGAATTGAAATCATTACAGGGCACCTTCAGTGTGCCGCAAATCGATCTCTGA
- a CDS encoding HPP family protein has protein sequence MFRLAFVRWLLSFTPAAVNIPWRERARSCVGALIGIGITGASMHWLLGADTRVPLLVAPMGASAVLLFAVPASPLAQPWSLIGGNIVSATLGVIASQCFGDPVVAAAFAVAAATCAMFALRCVHPPSGAVALTAVLGGPSVHALGFRFVAEPIALQSFVLLSAAIVYHTVTGHRYPHTKRGNAEANRQHDAGATGITRADIEALVRQRGELIDVAADDLQTLLHEAQLLAYARSFSDMTCADIMSREVVSVAPDTTAAAAWRQLERHRIKALPVVDEARRVVGIVTRTDFVGRTAFGLRRMRASRFSFKRDGATSRRVDEIMTPAVCTVDASVPVGKLIPLFAHYGHHHIPVLDRSKRLAGMITQSDLIGGLHRQTLAGQLRSA, from the coding sequence GTGTTTCGCCTCGCCTTCGTCCGCTGGCTGCTCAGCTTTACCCCTGCCGCCGTCAACATCCCATGGCGCGAGCGCGCCCGCTCCTGCGTCGGCGCGCTCATTGGCATCGGTATCACGGGGGCCTCGATGCACTGGCTCCTCGGTGCGGATACCCGCGTTCCTCTGCTCGTGGCCCCGATGGGCGCATCTGCCGTCCTGCTCTTTGCGGTGCCTGCAAGCCCGCTTGCGCAACCGTGGTCGCTGATCGGCGGCAATATCGTCTCTGCCACGCTCGGCGTGATCGCAAGCCAGTGCTTCGGCGATCCGGTCGTGGCGGCCGCGTTCGCCGTCGCGGCCGCCACGTGCGCCATGTTCGCGCTGCGCTGCGTGCACCCGCCGTCGGGCGCCGTCGCATTGACCGCCGTACTCGGCGGCCCGAGCGTTCACGCGCTCGGCTTTCGATTCGTGGCAGAACCCATCGCGCTTCAATCGTTCGTACTCCTGAGCGCCGCTATCGTCTACCACACCGTCACCGGGCATCGCTATCCGCACACCAAGCGCGGCAACGCGGAGGCAAACCGGCAACATGACGCCGGCGCCACCGGCATCACGCGCGCCGACATCGAAGCGCTCGTGCGGCAACGGGGCGAGCTCATCGACGTGGCCGCCGACGATCTGCAAACACTGCTGCACGAGGCGCAATTGCTCGCCTATGCCCGCAGTTTCAGCGACATGACCTGCGCGGACATCATGTCGCGCGAGGTGGTATCGGTAGCACCCGATACCACCGCCGCCGCGGCATGGCGCCAGCTCGAACGTCACCGGATCAAGGCGCTCCCCGTGGTGGACGAAGCGCGCCGCGTCGTCGGTATCGTCACGCGTACCGACTTTGTCGGCCGCACCGCGTTCGGTCTGCGGCGTATGCGCGCATCGCGCTTCTCCTTCAAGCGCGATGGGGCCACCTCGCGCCGTGTCGATGAAATCATGACGCCGGCCGTATGCACGGTCGACGCATCTGTTCCCGTGGGCAAGCTGATCCCGCTTTTCGCGCATTACGGCCACCATCACATTCCCGTGCTCGATCGGTCGAAGCGGCTTGCCGGCATGATCACGCAATCGGATCTCATCGGCGGCCTGCATCGTCAGACGCTGGCGGGACAGTTGCGCTCCGCTTAA